In the genome of Piliocolobus tephrosceles isolate RC106 chromosome 20, ASM277652v3, whole genome shotgun sequence, one region contains:
- the DEFB127 gene encoding beta-defensin 127, with protein MESLAVGLFIIIAILLFQKPTVTEQLKTCWDNYVQGHCRKICRVNQVRDVLCENGRYFCLNIKELEACKKITKPPHPKPATLALTLPQDYVTITEKFPILKT; from the exons ATGGAAAGCCTGGCCGTGGGGCTCTTCATAATCATTGCAATTCTGCTGTTTCAGAAACCCACAG TAACCGAACAACTTAAGACGTGCTGGGATAACTATGTACAAGGACATTGCAGGAAAATCTGCAGAGTAAACCAAGTGCGTGACGTACTATGTGAAAATGGGAGATATTTTTGCCTCAATATCAAGGAACTGGAAGCatgtaaaaaaattacaaagccaCCTCATCCAAAGCCAGCAACACTAGCACTGACTCTTCCTCAAGACTATGTTACAATAACAGAAAAATTCCCAATCCTGAAGACATAA